Sequence from the Methanosarcina siciliae T4/M genome:
AGGAGATTATATCCTTAAAGTTGATAAGGAAGCATTCAAAACGGCAGAAGGCCTGGATGAAGATGTGTGGACTTTAAATCATAATGATCTGGCTAAAGTGTATGAACAGTATAATCTTCATCCTTACTGGGAAATTTAAAAGTTCATTTTCGCGTGATTATATGAAAATTGTTGTTTCCGATCCGATTTTCTTACCGAAGAATACAGGAAAGATTTGAGGTTCTCGGAAACCTTACTATTTTTGAGAATATGCCCTTTTCCATTGAATAATTTATTCAGTCGAATGCCCTCGCTGCTTGCGGCGAGGTGAACCCGCAAAACTTTGATTATCTATTATTCTACAAACTATGTTAAATAATGTAAAGTTTGTTTTAATAAGAGATTATGACTATTTAGGATGATGTCCCAAAAGTTGCATAAACGGCAATATGAAGGTTTTTTAGCCATATATAGGAACCATAGGATGTTGTTTAAGAATGTAAAAATTAGTAAAGCATTTTATGCACACACTGATCGACAGAGTGTATGACTGATGATTTACAGGCAGACTTAGCAAAAAACGAACCGTTTATATTACCATCAGTAATAATACCGTCAGCATTTTATACTAGAACTTACATATTATATATTGTTCACAAGGAACTAAGCTGTAAAATGAGGCAAATTCAGGACAGAGTAATAATCTGATCCCGCAATAAACTTCATTGACGCGTAAGCTGTAAAATGGAGTAAATTCAAGACGGCTTGAAAACCGATCTCGAAATCTATTTCATTAACACGTAAGCTGTAAAATGGAGCAAATTCAGGACAGTCTGAAAGCTGATTCCGTAATAAACTTCATTGACGCGTAGCTATAAGGTGAAGCAAATTCAGGACGGCTTGAAAACCGATCCCGTAATATACTTCATTTATGGCGTAAACTGCGAGATGAAGCAAATTCAGGACGGCTTGAAAGCTGATTCCGTAATAAACTTCATTGACGCGTAAGCTGTAAAATGGAGCAAATTCAGGACAGAGTAAAAACCTGATTCCTCAATCTCTACTTCATTGTTGCAGACCAAACCTTGTGAACCCTTATTCACTCTTCTAATCAAAGTTAAAGCGTATATATCATTTCTTTTCTTTTACTGCTTTTCTTAGCTTTTCGTTTCAGATGTTTAACAAACAACATCATGAAACTGTTTTGAGACAAAATGAACATAATTCTTTTCGACAGATACTTCCACAGTAGTACGAAAAATTGTTTCACTTTAGAAGGATAAAAATTAGTGAAATATTAAGATTGTCAGAATAAATATTAACATTCACAATTCCAATCATCCCCGATTAATTTTCAATGCTACAATATTTTCGAGACTCTTTTTCTTCGTTTGTGGCTCTAATAAAGGCATATATGCCTTCATACAGTTTAAATATACGATTACCGCACGAATGTGCATCACACATTGAAGAAGAACCCTATGAAATATTCGGATCTTGAATACTTTATCAAGTGCTACAACCCTGAAAACCGCCACAGCCGGAAAGAACCCTGGAGTGAAGATGCTTCCAGAAGGCAGATTCCGGAAATTCAGCTACGATGAGATTGTAGCAAGGGATAAGACTAACCTGGATATCTTCTGACTCAAAGACAAAAGCCCCGCTGACCTGGACAACCTTCCGGACCCTGATATTCTTACAAATGAGATCATTGAGAATATGGAGGTTTCACTGGCAAGTTTTAAGGAGATTATGGCTACAATTAATGGAAACGGGGACAGGAATTGAAATTGCTTTCTGCCTGAAGCAATTGTCTGCTTATGCAGACATATCCTACCCTTAAAAGAAGAGTGGGCTCGCTGAGATTTTAACAACGACCTTCCTCCTCTAAGGGGTTTATCCGGAAAGGAGAGCTTTTCATATTGTTGTATACTTCACTGCAATTGTTGTATGCTTCACTGCAATCGGCATCTGTTAGTTCATTCAGTTATCCTCTTTGTTCTAAGAGCAAGTCTATAGTTCGATTTGCTTTTGTCCCAAACCCGGAACTTAATTGTCCGGCGATTTCATTAATGATACATTTATAATTCTCTCCGGATTGTTCTTTGTCTATACAGGCACAGAGAACACTAATTTCTCCTTCATGCAGCCATGGATAACGTTTCGAAATTCTTGATATACACTTTTTGTCAACGTTGTGGATAACTATAAAATCTTTGCAGGAATTTAATAAATTGAAGGTTTCAGGATTTGTCTCCAGCTCTTTATATACATGTTCTGTAATTGCCAGGTCGTACCCCTGTTTTTTGGAGATTTCAAAAGCTCTTGGGAAGTAAGCTTCCCGAAGTAAGTAGATGATCGAGGAAGCATCAAAAATTATCATGCCTTTAAGCCTCCTGTAAATCAAGAAAAGTTTCGATATTTATACCGGCAAGGAAAGCTGCTTTTTCCAGACTTACGACTCCTTTTCTGTAGATTGAAATCGAGTCTTTAACCCTTGTTTTCATAATTGCCTGATATTTGACTGATTTAATGGTAAATTCCGGATGTGAGATATAGATAAACAAAAGAATTTCGTCATCGGTGAGATTACTGATTAATTTCTTGAAGTCGGCAATTGCTTCTTTTTCTTCTGAAGAAAAGAGGTCTTGCTTCAGGCCCAGTGCCTTTATCCCTGGAAGAGTAATTTTGTAAGTATAATCCTCTTTTTTTTCGACAAGGCCCATTGATATCAGATTCTCCATGCTGGCCTCGGAATTTTCGCTGTACGGCCCGAGGTAATGAGGACCGAATTCTGTCCACTCGTTCACTTTATCAATGTAATTCGATATCAGAAACATCTCTTTTTGAAAAGTAACCTTTCCTTTTGCCGGTTCCTCATCATTCATTTTCAATAATTCAAGTATAGTAATACTTAAAGGAGAAAGGACCTCTTCAATATTGTCTGATGAAATTCTCAATTTACTCCCCCTTAACCTTCAATTCGATGCTCGTTGCTATCTGGAATAGTGTTCTCTTTTTCAAAGAATATGTGATTATATGTAACTATGTTGTATTATATTCCTCATTAATATCATGGACTTAAAGCAAAACCCGCATTGAAAGAATCCTGAACCACAGAAGTGTGTATCTCCGACTACTGCACCTACGACTACTGCACAAATGTGCATCATACATTGAAGAAAAATCCAATGAAATATTCGGATTTGGAAGACTTCATCAAATGCCACGACCCGGAAAACCGCCACAATCGTACAGAGACCTGGGGCGAGGAATTTCCCGAAGGCAGTTCAGAAAATTCGTCTATGATGAAATTATAGCAAGGGACAAAACGAACCTGTACATCTTCTGGCTCAAAGACAAAAGCCTCGCTGACCTGGATAATCTGCCGGACCCTGATATTCTTACAAACGTGATAATTGGGAATATGGAGGTTTCGCTGGCAAGTTTCAAAGAAATGATAGTCACAATCAATGGAGATCGTGAAGAGATGGTGAAGAGAATTAAAAAATAAATTCCACATATGCCTGAAGATTAAAGAATATTCTGATATTCTTTTTATCATCGCCAAATCCAAAAATTCAGATGTTTTTCAATAAAATGTTGTGGTGGATACCCACCACTTCTTACTGTGAACCTCTTATATACTTGAGACATTTGGGTCAGGCTGCAAGGCTGTATAAGTATATATCATTGCCAACCGTACCATCAACATAGTTCTTGTCCATTCCCCATACAACAGTGTTATTGTATACTTCCGGTGTCGTATAAACTTCTTCAGGATATTCATATATTAGGGTGCTTTGTCCCGTAGATATGTTATATACATATACTCCAGGTTTGCCTTCGTAATCATCAACACATTTATTGTATGCAATTTTATCATTTTGTATGGCAATGTGTGTCCCTGTACTGGCACCGTATTCATTTCCATCTGGATCGGTGCCAAGTGGTTGTGTAACGTCTATGGTTTTCTTTGTTGATGTATTATACATCTCAATATATCCCTGATGATTATATACGTCAGACCAGATGACGTTAGTACCCCATATACGCGGTGTGTTTGGATCTCCATATGAAGTAACAGTTATTTTTTCCTGCGTATCGATATCATACATCCTGATAGTTATATCCGCTTCCGGATCTTCTGAATATGAGTAATACACCACTTTTGTGTCATATATGTCGGGATTACTACCGTTTCCTATTTTTGTCTGTGTGGATGTAGATATGTCCCATAGATACACATTATCATCTGCACTCCAGACGATTCTGTTGCCGTAAATAGCAGGTTTGCTAAATTGGTCTACATTCTGCGTGATGTAACTTTTTGTGGCTGTTGGTATATCATACACAGCAAGCCTTGGTGTTCCACTGCTTTCATCACGCCACACTAACTTATTATCGTAAATATCCGGACTAGAAGCCCCAGCAGAGCTAAACGTAGTGTCTGTTCCGTTGGTCAGGTCGTATAAATGAATAACAACCCCATTTGTCCATACTACCTTGTTATCATAAACAGCAGGATCGTATCCTGTGCCAATTTTCGTAACTTGGGCTGCTGAAGCTGCAACTGAAATTAAAATCAAAAAAACAAAAACCAGGAATGTTGAAGCTAAAGCTATTGAACATATTTCCCCTTTATTTTTCATTTATTTCCCCCAGATAGCTTTATTTTTTGAAGTTAATGTGCAGTTTATATGATTCGGAGATTTTTCAGGTTCTGCAATAATATCTGAATCGTCTATTACTAAAATCACATTAATCCAAACCTGGATTATCTCCCCAACCAATTATATGATAAATTAGTAAAGAGACTAAGTAATTATATAATTTTGCGAATAAAATATTTTCCAACCTTTGTTACATATCGATTGTTACAACCCGAAAAACCGTTTCAGCCGCAAAGAGACCTGGAATGAAGAATCTCCTGAAGGAAGGTTCCGAAAATTCGGCTATGACGAAATTGTAGCAAGGGATAAGACTAACCTGGATATCTTCTGACTCAAAGACAAAAGCATCGCTGATCTGGGCAACCTTCCGGGTCCTTATATTCCTGCAAACGAGATAATCGAGAATATGGAGGCTTCACTTTCAAGTTTTAAAGAGATAATGTGTACAATCAATGGAAACAGGGATAGGTAGTTAGCTGGGGCAGGGTGTGCCTGCTCGAACTAATTAAATAGAAAAGAATTAAAAGAATACGATTTTTTTCGTTCCGTTGCAGTTTATATGTAAATATCTCTGATTATAGCCTTCTTTGGCTTTTCCGGATCTACCATCAAGGTTATTTCATCCCCTAGTTGATAGTATTTTGTTCTTCCCGATTTTAATATTCGGTTCTTAGCAGAATGTTTTTCATTTTTGTATATATACTCATATTTTACTTGTCCTCGGTCACGGTAGAAACTTATAGCGGTAATATATCCTGTAACCTCGTCGGCACCTTTGAACATTTTGTTGTAATATTTGAGTTTCCATACAATAATAGGTGCTAATAGTACAACTGCACAAATTGCCATCTTTAAGTAAAATGGTGCAGCAGAAGCAGTTAATCTTGGACTTAGCAATCCACTATAATAGGCTGATATTATATACAATCCTCATACTACTAAAATAAATATCAATGACACTCTCGCTGTGAAATCAGATTGAAATATTCTAAATGTTGAAGGTTTTTGAGCATTTTTCCCCATTTTAGTTTCTTCGCCGTCTTACTATTTAACCTTAGTTTGACATTTCTATAAAAATAAATACTCTTATTTTCGTTATTGATTTGATGAATCTAAAAACAAAAATAAGAGCATTCCCTACTATTCCTAACAAGAATATATGTGTTCCTATCGGCTCGATGCTTGCTGTTCAATACTTTTATGAAAAACTTAATTTCTCTGATGTTTTTGGTAAGCATAAAAGCCGAGGTTTAGATCTCAATAGTTTATTAATAGGCTTGGTGAGCTACAAGCTCACCGAGAATTTTAGCATTAAAGAAGCTGGCAAATGGTTAAATCAGAAAGAAATTCTCGAGATTTTGAATCTCGAGAGCTTTCATGAAAAAGTTCTTTACAGAACACTTGAGATCCTGGGGCGCAACAAAGAGGAAATTCTTTCTGATATTTTAGGTAATCTATTTTCCGTTTATGATTTTGAAGAGACAGATATAAACCTTGACTGGACAAGTATAACTCTTTACGGCACAAAATCCAAGCTTGGAAAGTTTGGATATAGCAGAGATCATAGACCTGATAAGCTTCAGATAACAGTTGGAGTAAGTGAACTCAAAAAACCAATTAACATACCCATTGGAGTTACAGTAAACAAAGGAAATGTTCTTGATCTGCAACATTTTCCTGAGACATATAACCAGGTAAAAAGTAAACTCAAAAAAGGATCTCTTATTGTTTTTGATAAAGGCGCTAATACAGTTGAAAACATTAAGCTGATACAGGAAGATAAGATGACATATCTTACTTCCATGAAACTGAATTCAAGTGACGATAAAATCATTGAGAAATTTGATGTAACTAAAGTAGAACAGATAGATTCTGAGAAAGGAATTTATGGGATAAAAATAGTCAAGCCAAATAGCATTAAGTATTTCTATTTCTCAGAATCATTACAAGAAAAACAGTTGGAAGCAAAGGCAAGAACTGTTCTGAAGAAGTTACAGGAAGCAAAAGAGATACAGGAGATAATTGTCAAAAATAAAAAGCTTCCCAAAAAATTCAGAATAAACAATGAGTTGATTGAGATTGACTATTCTTTTAAGACTAAGCTCGAAGAGCTTAGTGATGATGAAGCGATAGAACTACTAAAGAGTTCCATAATTAATGGAAGAGAAGGATTTTTCTGCCTTAAATCAGACAAGAATTTGACACTTGAAAAGGCATTGGAAATATATCGAGAAAAGGACTCTATAGAGAAAATATTCAACTCACTTAAAAACGAAATACAGATTAAGCCGTTAAGGGTTTGGTCAGAAAATAGCATTCATGGAGCTATTATACTGGGATTTATTGCTCAATTATTCATATCGCTGATGCGATATGAATTTGAGGAAATCAAGCACAAATCCACAAAATTCATCAAAAAAAGCTTGAAAAATTTGACACTTACAATAAAGTTCGTGAAAAATGGACTCAGAAATTATATTTTTGCTAATTTTGATAAGATCAATAGCTTAATTGTAACAAAAATGGGCACTATTCCATAGAATTTATTATAAAATTAGATAGATTCATAACCCTGTGTCAAATTAGTTTGAGCTAAGAATAGGATAGATTTTCAATATCAATTAGTGGATACTGTCAAATTAAGGATTTAATTTTCACAACAGTTATTATTCTAATTTTAGATCTCAGTGTATGGGCTCAGGTATATCTACTTATTTTTATTTAAAAAAAGTTATTTTCTGTTTCTATTTGGTAATAAAATTCTTTTTTCAATTTCTCAACTCTGGAAGCACTCCTCAATTCACGAAATGAATCTTCGTTTTTTCCTATTATTGGAGTAGTACAGTTCTCTATTCAACCCTATTATTTAGCTCAATAATATAAAAAATAAGTAAATGGCAATGCGTGGCAAATGCCCAGGAGATCCTGGATTTCCGTGTTTACAATGTAATGTCTCTTTAATAGATTCCATCGCTATCGGGATGTTTGTCTACATGAGTATGATGAGATTGTGGTGGGCCGATGATATTCAAACTCATGAACCTAGCCGTATAAAGGCTCTGCTAGAAAATTCCAAGCTTTTTCATCCATTTTTAGCCTCAAACAATATACAGCGCATGGAAACTGATGCAAAAACTATCTTTTCGCAAAAAAAGCTGACACTTTCTTTTTTATCTGTTGCGCCAAGAGCGTAGACTAAAGGGATATAATGTTCGGCGGAATTGACGGACAATAATGCATCTTCCCCGAGTGATTCATAATTGACCAGCTTCAGGTCGTCTCTGGCTGTAACGTATTTTTTCACTTTTTCATCAAAACTCGTTGCCCATTTATATGGAGTTTCGGACATTCTTGCCAGCATGAGGTTATGCACTACGTTTCCGGTGCAGAAGATAAGAATCCCCTCTTCTCTTAATTTGCAGAGTTTCCTTGCCAGATCATAGTGCTGCTGCATACTGAGTTTTCGATTTATGCTTAGTTCGGCTACCGGGATATCAGCATCAGAATACATCTTCGAAAGTACGCACCAGACTCCGTGGTCAATGCCCCATCTGCTGTCTAAATTAACCTCCTGAGCCAGGTTTTTTACTTCTGTAATTAGTTCCTTTGAGCCTGAGCAATCATATTTCAGGTCGTATAATTCCTTTGGGAACCCATAAAAATCGTGGATTGTTCTCGGTTTCTCGTTTGAAGTAACACTGCTATCCTCTCTCTCATAGTGTGCGGATATTGCCAGGATTGCTTTAGGCTTGGGAATTTTTTCGGAAATCTCTCTCCAGCTTTCTGTAAACTCATTTTCTTCGATGGCATTCATAGGAGAACCATGACCTATAAACAGGACTGGAATCACTTTTTCCATGTTTTTGACCCCGATTTAATTATTTTTTGCTTATTATAGTATACGTATTTGTGGTATAAAATAAAGTACATCTGATTCGGATATTTTTGCTTTCAGGGTTAGATGTCATCAATGGCCGAGAATGTTAATACCAATTTTTTTATTTCAAAAATCTTCGTTCCTCTTCTTGTCCCTTAAAACTAGTCCTAATCTATGGTACTTTCTCAAAATCTGAAGTCCAATGAAAACATTTAAAATTACCTGAAGTTCAAATATTGGATTGTTGAGGGAATGGTGAATGGTAAATAGGGAAGATCGGTATTTAGATCGGTACTTAATTCTTTTAGCTTCAACAGTTCTGCTTTTAGTTCTGTTTATTTCCACCTTACCTGTGGCGCTGGGGTTTTCTCTGCACAGTAACCGGCTGACCATAAAGGAGACTCAGCTAACCACAAATAGTTCGGATGAGGCCTACCCTTCAATCTACGGGGACAGGGTGGTGTGGCAGGATCTGCGCAATGGGAAGAACTGGGACATCTACATGTACGATCTCTCAACTTCCAGGGAGACTCAAATCACCACTGACCCTGCAGCCCAGTACTTTCCTGCCATCTACGGGGACAGAATAATCTGGACCGATGCCCGTAATGGAAAAGCTGACATCTACATGTACGATCTTTCCACTTCTACCGAATCTCAAATAACCACAAGCGGATCCGTTGAATCCGGGTCTGCTCTCTACGGGGACAGGATAGTGTGGATTGACTACCGTGAAGGGTGGGAAAATCTGGATATCTACCTTTACGACTTTTCCTCCTCCACGGAAACTCAGATCACGACCAACGAATCAAACCAGTGGGGAGAGCTTGATATCTGGGGAAACATGATCGTCTGGCGGGATCAACGCAATGGGAACAATGACATTTACATGTGCACGGTCTCAGGGGAGGATGCAGGGTCAGAAGTAGAACCAGAAATAAGGTCAGAAGTTGAACCGGAACTGGGATCAGAGGTTGAACCGGAACCGGAAGGGGAAGGAAGCATAAGCAAAAACACTTCTGGGTTTGAAATTGTGTATAGTGTCGTTGGTTTGCTTGCTGTGTTCTTGCAGTGGAGAAGATAAAACATGGTGAATTACAGTCAGGTATCGGAGAGTTATTGATCTAATTCGGTAACTACTTCCACTATTATCTTCTTTTTTAGAAAAGAACGGTGAATGATAACTTTTTTTAGGAAACAATTGTGAGTGATAATCTTTTTTGAGCGGTACGTCAGAGAATTTAATTTAATTAAATTCACAAAACTTTGCCTTCTATCCATACCTTCAAACCTGAACAAAGGAAGTTCCTGTTTTTCAGTATAAATCGAAAACATATACCACTTATTGCAATAACTTTAAACTCAGCAATTTCCTTACCAACTTAATATGTGCTCTGTTATATAAAAATTTATATATAATTACGATATCAATCGCAAGCAGGTATGATTTCCCTGGGAAACAGATGACCGGACCTGTCCTATTTGAAGCGAAAAACGAAATGAATTTTCTCCGGTCGGGGAAGGTATGAAATGAGGAAAAACCTGCGAAATTCCGGTATAGATAAAAAGCTAGTAGACGACGTTCTGAACCAGAATGAACAGCGTTTCAGGCTGAAGTTGGAGAAAGGTCTCTCGCCTGCTCGGGCGGTAGAGAACCTGGAACTGGCCGAGATTATTGATGTACAGGCTATCCAGCCTCTGCTGGATAATTTCTATAAACTTACTCATATTCCCATAGGCTTAAACGACCTCAAAGGCAATGTTCTGGCAGGTGCTGGATGGCAGGATATCTGTACCAAATTCCACAGGGTTCATCCCGTAACCTGCAGGCACTGTGTAGAAAGCGATATAAATCTATCCTCAGGTGTTGCCCCTGGCGAGTTTAAGTTCTACAGGTGCAAGAATAATATGTGGGATGCAGTGACTCCCATCATGGTGGGGTACCATCATGTCGGCTATGTCTTTGCAGGGCAGTTTTTTTTTGATGACGAGCCTCTGAACTATGAGTTTTTCCGGGCCCAGGCCAGGAAATATGGCTTCAACGAGGAAGAATACATAGCAGCGCTTGAAAAAGTTCCAAGGTTAAGCAGGGAATCTGTGGACACGGGTATGGCCTTTTTCATGACATTTGCCAACATGCTCTCACAACTAAGTTACAGTAATATCAAGCTGGCTCAGTTGCTGGAGGAACGCGACGTCCTGGTAAATGTGCTGCAGAAGACCAGGGAGGATTTCGACCGCGCCCAGGAAGTGGGAAATATCGGGAGCTGGCGCCTGGATTTATGTAATAATGTATTGACATGGTCCGATGAAAATCACCGTATTTTTGGCATCCCAAAAGGTACCCCTCTGACCTATGAAACTTTTCTCTCAACGATTCATCCGGATGATAGGGAATATGTGGATGGGGAATGGAAGGAGGGGATGGAGGGCAAACCATACGACATCGAGCACCGCATTATCGCGGATGATAAGGTAAAGTGGGTACGTGAAAAAGCTTATCTTGAATTTGACAGGGACGGATCGCTGATTGCCGGCTTTGGTATAACGCAGGACATCACCGAGCGCAAAAGAGCAGAAGAAGCTCTCAGATTATCAAATATTTATAATCGCAGTTTGATTGAAGCCAGTCTGGACCCTCTTGTAACCATCGGGTCAGACGGAAAAATAACCGATGTCAATAATTCCACCGAAATAGCTACCGGCTATTCTCGCGATGAACTTATAGGTACAGATTTCTCGGACTATTTTACTGAGCCTGAAAAAGCCAAAGAGGGTTATCAGCGTGTTTTCCAGAAAGGATTGGTACGGGATTATCCTCTTGAGATTCAGCATAAAGATGGACATACAACTCCTGTTCTATATAATGCTTCGGTTTATAAGGATGAATCCGGCAAGGTTATCGGGGTCTTTGCTGCTGCGCGTGATATCACAGAACTTAAAAAGGCAGAGAAAGCTCTAAAAAAAGCACATGATAATTTAGAAAATTTGGTTGAAGAGCGCACAGGACAGCTTGAGAAAGCTTACAACTCATTGAAGGAAAGCGAAAAAAGCCTTTCCGAAGCTCAAAGAATGGCTCATATTGGAAATTGGGAATGGGACACTTTAACTAACAGGTCTTACTGGTCTGATGAATTGTATCGAATTTTTGGGCTTACACCCCGAAAATTTGGCTTACCTTACAGTGAAGCTTTGAATTACATACATCCTGACGATCGGGACTATATGAATAATGCCGTTAAAAGAGCTTTAAATGGAGAACCCTATGAAATTGACTACAGGATAATTTCAGCTGACGGAACAGAACGTGTGGTTCATGCACAGGGTGAAGTCATTTTTAACGAAGAAAATAACTCTATTAAAATGAGAGGGACAGTTCAGGATATTACCGAGCGCAAAAAAGCTGAAGAAGCTCTTGAAAAAATCCAGGAAACCCACATAAAAGAAATCCACCACAGGATCAAGAATAACCTGCAGGTAATCTCATCTCTCCTCAGCCTCGAAGCTGAGAAATTCGGGGATGAAAAAATGCTTGAATCTTTCCGGGAAAGCCAGAATCGTGTGGCTTCAATGGCCCTGATTCATGAAGAACTCTATAAAGGAAAAGAGCTGGACACACTTGATTTTGCAGCCTATCTTCAGAAGCTGGCTGCAGATCTTTTCGACTCATATAATCTTGGAAATAGTGGTATCAGCCTGAAGCTTGACCTTGAGAAGATTCATCTTGATTTGGATATTGCAATACCTCTTGGCATTATCGTGAACGAGCTCATCTCAAATTCTCTGAAGCATGCCTTCTCCGCCGAAAAATCAGGTGAAATCCATATCAGTCTCTGCAAAAAAGAAAGTTTTACTGCAAACGATTATATCCCCGGCCCCTGCCCTTCCTGTACAGGTAAGAATAACTTGCATTACATACTCACCGTAGCGGATAACGGAAAAGGCATTCCCGAAGAAATAAAGTTCCCAAATACGGATTCTCTCGGACTCCAGCTTGTAAACCTGCTTGTTGAGCAAATAGATGGTTATATAGAACTCAAAATGGATTCCGGAACAAAATTCACTATCTGGTTCCGAAATCCGGAAACATGAGCCCTGTTATTCGAACGGAACATGTAAGGTGTATAATATTGGGTTATATCGGTGAAGCTTTTTGAATTAAAATTCCAATTTGATATCTTCTTCGTTATCCACGGGTAATTCAAATGTGAAGCTGCTCCCTTTCCCAACTTCACTTTCAACTCTAATAGTCCCGCTGTGAAGTTTCACAAGTTCCTTCACCAGAGCAAGCCCGAGCCCTGCCCCGCAGTACTCTCTGGCGCATGAAGAATCTATCTGCGTAAAGGGCCAGAAAAGTTTTTTCTGGTCCTCGGGAGAAATCCCTATTCCGGTATCCGTTACGGAAAAATGAACTCTGCTGCCTCTCTTTTTACAGTAGACAGAAACCCTTCCCCCTTTCGGGGTAAACTTGATCGCATTGCTTACAAGATTGTAGAGGATCTGGATAAGTCGGTCTCTGTCAGCTTTAATCTCTCTTAAATCCGGTTCCACTTCAAAGTCTATTTCAAGGGACTTGGCCTGGGCAAGGGGGGAAAGCGTGGCCTTCACCTCTTCAAAAACCGAGTCAACAGTAAATTCACTGTAGTGAAGTTCCATTTTTCCTGCTTCCACTTTAGAGAGGTCCAGAATCTCGTTTATAAGTCCCAGAAGGTGTTTTCCGCTTGCAGAGATGTTCTTAACGTACTTCAGCTGTTTTCCGTTGAGTTCCCCAAAAATTCTCTCGATCAGGACGTCCGAAAAACCGATAATGGAATTCAGAGGTGTCCGCAGTTCATGACTCATGTTGGCGAGGAACTCGCTCTTTGTACGGCTGGCAGTTTCGGCTTCTATCCTGGCACTGAGCATAGCTGCCTCCACCCGTACACGGTCGCTTATGTCCCTTCCCACGGCCTGAATGCTGTTATCTTGTGCCTGGAGTAGTGAAGCACTAATGTCCGTGAAAATAACCGTTCCGTCCGATCTTATCATTCTGGTTTCCTTACGTGTGGAGCCTGTTTTCCTTACTTTCATAATTTCGGATAGGGCTTTTTTCCTCCCATCCGGCAAAAGCAGTTCCAATATTGATTTTTGTTTCAGTTCATTTTCACTATAACCGAATACTTCACAGGTCATTTTGTTTACTTCGAGTATCCTTC
This genomic interval carries:
- a CDS encoding PocR ligand-binding domain-containing protein, translated to MRKNLRNSGIDKKLVDDVLNQNEQRFRLKLEKGLSPARAVENLELAEIIDVQAIQPLLDNFYKLTHIPIGLNDLKGNVLAGAGWQDICTKFHRVHPVTCRHCVESDINLSSGVAPGEFKFYRCKNNMWDAVTPIMVGYHHVGYVFAGQFFFDDEPLNYEFFRAQARKYGFNEEEYIAALEKVPRLSRESVDTGMAFFMTFANMLSQLSYSNIKLAQLLEERDVLVNVLQKTREDFDRAQEVGNIGSWRLDLCNNVLTWSDENHRIFGIPKGTPLTYETFLSTIHPDDREYVDGEWKEGMEGKPYDIEHRIIADDKVKWVREKAYLEFDRDGSLIAGFGITQDITERKRAEEALRLSNIYNRSLIEASLDPLVTIGSDGKITDVNNSTEIATGYSRDELIGTDFSDYFTEPEKAKEGYQRVFQKGLVRDYPLEIQHKDGHTTPVLYNASVYKDESGKVIGVFAAARDITELKKAEKALKKAHDNLENLVEERTGQLEKAYNSLKESEKSLSEAQRMAHIGNWEWDTLTNRSYWSDELYRIFGLTPRKFGLPYSEALNYIHPDDRDYMNNAVKRALNGEPYEIDYRIISADGTERVVHAQGEVIFNEENNSIKMRGTVQDITERKKAEEALEKIQETHIKEIHHRIKNNLQVISSLLSLEAEKFGDEKMLESFRESQNRVASMALIHEELYKGKELDTLDFAAYLQKLAADLFDSYNLGNSGISLKLDLEKIHLDLDIAIPLGIIVNELISNSLKHAFSAEKSGEIHISLCKKESFTANDYIPGPCPSCTGKNNLHYILTVADNGKGIPEEIKFPNTDSLGLQLVNLLVEQIDGYIELKMDSGTKFTIWFRNPET